The genomic interval GGCGCGTGGAACATCCCCGGCCTGCGCGCGCTGTTCGAGGACATCCTGCCCACTGACGCTCATTTCCGCGACTACGAGGTGACGCATGATTTTCCCGCGATCGGGCGCAAGACCATGCGCCTGAACGCCCGGCGGCTTGCCGGCCACGCGCTGCGGCCCGAGTTGATCCTGCTCGTGATCGACGACATCAGCGCGCGCGCAGAGCGTGAGCAGTCCGACCTGTATGCCGAGAAGGAGCTGTATCGGACCACGCTGGCCTCCATCAGCGAAGCCGTCATCGCCACCAACGCCGCCGGTCAGGTCGAGTATTTGAACGGCGTCGCGGAACAATATACGGGGTGGAGTAACGCGGAGGCGCAGGGTGAGCCGCTGGCCCGGGTATTCAACGTGCTGGATGCCTCCACGCGCAGCCGCTCGGCAACCTGACGAAGATCTCCATGGTCGACGGCCGCACTGCCGGGGTGGGAACCCACCTGCAGTTGTTGCGCCGCGGCGGCAAAGAGTTCC from Gammaproteobacteria bacterium carries:
- a CDS encoding PAS domain-containing protein, with the translated sequence MQSGNEELITTNEELRLRNADPRELTAALEASRDYAQAIVENMGESLLVLDARLRVVQANHAFYERFKTTPETTEQCFIYDLGEGAWNIPGLRALFEDILPTDAHFRDYEVTHDFPAIGRKTMRLNARRLAGHALRPELILLVIDDISARAEREQSDLYAEKELYRTTLASISEAVIATNAAGQVEYLNGVAEQYTGWSNAEAQGEPLARVFNVLDASTRSRSAT